The following coding sequences lie in one Candidatus Nitrospira allomarina genomic window:
- the glgC gene encoding glucose-1-phosphate adenylyltransferase — MKSSSGPRRKKIIERTPQKILAMIMAGGKGERLMPLTEQRSKPSVPFAGTYRIVDFVLSNFINSGIQSMYVLVQYRSQSLIEHLRRAWRFGGTNRQNFITVVPPQMKGRGKWYEGTADAVYQNINLIQDFAPGLVAVFGADHIYRMDVRQMIQFHLDQEADVTVASLPVPIQAAKGFGIVEVNADHQIIGFEEKPASPKPMPENSGMAFSSMGNYIFNADILVKILEQDASQAGTHDFGRNIIPSLIKSHRVLAYDFMENVVPGIHPYEEWGYWRDVGTLEAYWQANMDILGESPILDLRNVKWPILTDASVEPVASLVRSHMDDAMVGQGSLVVDSTVKRSIIGRNVRIGEGCTIEESIILDGTLIGSHCHLHRCIVDRFNIISSGTTLGDKHGRDSRRSAAGKLGLTLFPRGQSYGGRAIHSSPSSLT; from the coding sequence ATGAAAAGCTCTTCCGGACCTCGCCGCAAAAAAATTATCGAACGGACGCCACAAAAAATCCTTGCCATGATCATGGCCGGTGGCAAAGGGGAACGGCTTATGCCGTTAACGGAACAACGGAGTAAGCCATCCGTGCCTTTTGCCGGCACCTATCGTATTGTCGATTTTGTCCTCAGCAATTTTATTAATTCCGGCATCCAGTCCATGTACGTTTTGGTGCAATACCGTTCACAATCCTTGATTGAACACCTGAGAAGGGCCTGGCGCTTTGGTGGCACCAACCGACAAAACTTTATTACGGTTGTCCCTCCTCAGATGAAGGGACGCGGCAAATGGTATGAGGGGACAGCGGATGCCGTCTATCAGAATATTAATCTTATCCAGGATTTTGCGCCAGGATTGGTGGCCGTCTTCGGAGCCGATCATATTTACCGTATGGATGTGCGGCAGATGATCCAATTTCATCTTGACCAGGAAGCGGATGTGACCGTCGCGTCGCTTCCCGTTCCGATTCAGGCAGCAAAGGGGTTCGGAATTGTCGAGGTCAATGCCGACCATCAAATTATCGGATTTGAGGAAAAGCCAGCCTCTCCCAAACCCATGCCTGAAAATTCCGGTATGGCGTTTAGTTCAATGGGAAATTATATTTTTAATGCCGACATTCTTGTGAAAATCCTGGAACAAGATGCCAGTCAAGCTGGCACGCACGATTTTGGCAGGAACATTATTCCGTCGCTCATCAAATCTCACCGGGTCCTCGCTTATGACTTTATGGAAAATGTGGTTCCCGGTATCCATCCTTACGAAGAATGGGGGTACTGGCGCGATGTGGGAACTTTGGAGGCCTATTGGCAAGCGAATATGGATATATTGGGAGAGTCACCGATCCTTGACTTACGAAATGTCAAATGGCCTATTCTGACCGATGCGTCCGTTGAACCCGTTGCCAGTCTGGTCCGATCCCACATGGATGACGCCATGGTCGGCCAAGGAAGTCTCGTCGTAGACAGTACGGTGAAACGTTCCATTATTGGACGCAATGTCAGAATTGGAGAAGGCTGTACCATTGAAGAATCGATTATTCTTGATGGGACACTCATTGGCTCCCATTGCCATCTCCATCGTTGTATTGTTGACCGATTTAACATTATCTCGTCCGGAACCACACTAGGCGACAAACACGGACGAGACAGTCGACGATCCGCAGCCGGGAAGCTGGGCCTCACTCTCTTTCCTCGTGGGCAATCATATGGCGGACGGGCCATCCATTCTTCACCCTCCTCTTTAACATAA
- a CDS encoding LapA family protein — MYSALLALLLLLFFAVAFSIQNSEPIILNFFAWTIQGSRALILLSALALGVGLTLLAALPIYIKKIRLIAKQQKTIATLEQSVAQFTHPPSNT; from the coding sequence ATGTATTCTGCACTGTTGGCCTTGCTGCTTCTGTTGTTCTTTGCGGTTGCTTTTTCGATACAAAACTCCGAGCCTATTATTCTGAACTTTTTCGCCTGGACCATTCAAGGGTCCCGGGCCTTGATATTGCTCTCAGCTTTGGCATTAGGTGTCGGCCTGACCCTGCTGGCTGCATTGCCCATCTATATAAAAAAAATCCGCCTGATCGCCAAGCAACAAAAAACGATCGCGACACTGGAACAATCCGTCGCCCAGTTCACCCATCCTCCGTCGAACACCTAA
- the glgB gene encoding 1,4-alpha-glucan branching protein GlgB: protein MPTLSNRFQRLVSATEWDPFSVLGPHRGESTDSSGVCIRAFLPDAAEVAVLSGHNGNTPIPMKLVHPAGVFEARWEGHSLGTGYQFRIVDRQGKTSQRHDPYAFLPRISDFDLHLFGEGKLYKGYEQLGAQVCTHQDVQGVNFAVWAPNAKRVSVVGDFNEWDGRRHPMRSRGGGGIWELFIPDMNDGAVYKFEILPQNGDAPFLKADPYASSAELRPKTASVVRDLSGYVWRDGEWIAARQNRDPLAQPWSIYEVHLGSWRRVPEEGSRWLTYSELSETLIPYVKDMGFTHIELMPVTEHPFDGSWGYQATGYFAPTRRFGTPAEFMAFVDACHQAGIGVLMDWAPAHFPEDPHGLAWFDGTNLYDHSDPRLGFHPEWNSRIFNYGRTEVKNFLINSALSWFDRYHIDGLRVDAVASMLYLDYARKSGEWIPNKFGGRENLEAVEFLKELNTVAHQEHPGIVMIAEESTAWPGVSKPTYVGGLGFTFKWNMGWMHDTLDYFSLDPIYRRYHQHNVTFGLVYAFTENFVLPLSHDEVVHGKKSLLDKMPGDEWQRFANLRALYGHMWGHPGKKMLFMGCEIGQWWEWNHDDSLQWHLLEYDRHQGLQRYVADLNRLYASQPALHQVDYDWTGFQWIDLHDSDHSTLTYFRRAKDPSDIVVCALNLTPVPRETYRMGVPTAGYYRELLNSDSEAYGGSNMGNSGGVQAEDMPWHGQPFSVVITLPPLAAVFFKPV from the coding sequence ATGCCAACGCTCTCAAATCGTTTTCAACGTCTGGTTTCTGCCACTGAATGGGATCCGTTTTCAGTCTTGGGTCCTCATCGCGGGGAATCGACGGATTCTTCTGGTGTTTGCATCAGGGCTTTTCTGCCTGACGCTGCCGAAGTTGCGGTGCTTTCTGGCCACAATGGCAACACCCCTATTCCCATGAAGCTCGTGCATCCTGCTGGAGTCTTTGAAGCTCGATGGGAGGGGCATTCATTGGGCACGGGTTACCAATTTCGCATTGTCGATCGGCAGGGAAAAACCAGTCAACGTCACGACCCCTATGCGTTTCTTCCGCGTATTTCAGATTTTGATTTACATTTATTCGGTGAGGGCAAGCTTTATAAAGGCTATGAACAGCTTGGGGCGCAAGTTTGCACCCATCAGGATGTTCAAGGGGTCAACTTTGCGGTGTGGGCACCCAATGCCAAACGGGTCAGCGTGGTCGGAGACTTCAATGAATGGGATGGGCGTCGGCATCCCATGAGAAGCCGGGGAGGTGGTGGCATTTGGGAGTTATTCATTCCGGATATGAATGATGGTGCGGTGTATAAATTCGAGATTTTACCGCAAAATGGGGATGCGCCGTTTTTAAAAGCGGACCCGTATGCTTCCTCAGCTGAATTACGACCCAAAACGGCTTCTGTTGTCCGTGATCTTTCGGGATATGTATGGCGGGATGGGGAGTGGATAGCAGCCAGGCAAAATCGTGATCCCCTCGCTCAGCCTTGGTCCATCTATGAGGTGCACTTGGGATCCTGGAGACGTGTTCCAGAGGAAGGGTCTCGATGGCTGACCTACTCAGAATTATCGGAAACTCTCATTCCCTATGTGAAGGACATGGGGTTTACCCACATTGAGCTGATGCCGGTGACGGAACATCCCTTTGACGGGTCTTGGGGGTATCAGGCCACGGGGTATTTTGCACCCACAAGGCGGTTTGGCACTCCTGCCGAGTTTATGGCTTTTGTGGATGCCTGTCATCAGGCCGGAATCGGGGTCCTGATGGATTGGGCTCCTGCGCACTTTCCGGAAGATCCCCATGGCTTGGCCTGGTTTGATGGGACAAATTTGTATGACCATTCGGACCCGCGGCTCGGATTTCATCCGGAATGGAATAGCCGAATTTTCAATTACGGTCGGACCGAAGTCAAAAACTTTCTGATCAATAGCGCACTCAGCTGGTTTGACCGGTATCACATTGATGGCCTTCGGGTGGATGCTGTGGCATCGATGCTCTATCTTGATTATGCCCGAAAATCCGGCGAATGGATTCCCAATAAATTCGGGGGCAGAGAGAATCTTGAAGCAGTGGAATTTTTGAAAGAGCTCAATACCGTGGCTCATCAGGAACATCCCGGCATTGTGATGATTGCCGAAGAATCCACGGCATGGCCTGGGGTCTCCAAGCCGACTTATGTCGGAGGGTTGGGATTTACGTTTAAATGGAATATGGGGTGGATGCACGATACCCTGGATTATTTTAGTCTGGATCCTATTTATCGGAGGTATCATCAACATAATGTGACCTTTGGATTAGTCTATGCCTTTACCGAAAACTTTGTCCTCCCGCTTTCTCATGATGAAGTGGTCCATGGCAAGAAATCGCTTCTGGATAAAATGCCCGGGGACGAATGGCAGCGATTTGCGAATTTGCGGGCCTTGTATGGACACATGTGGGGGCATCCTGGAAAGAAAATGCTATTTATGGGATGCGAGATCGGCCAGTGGTGGGAATGGAACCATGATGATAGCCTGCAATGGCATCTACTTGAGTATGATCGGCATCAGGGTCTCCAGCGTTATGTCGCTGATCTCAATCGATTATATGCTTCACAACCCGCGCTCCATCAAGTTGACTATGATTGGACGGGGTTCCAGTGGATCGATCTTCATGACAGTGATCATTCGACGCTCACGTATTTCAGGCGCGCAAAAGATCCTTCCGATATTGTGGTCTGTGCCCTGAACCTTACCCCTGTGCCTCGAGAAACATATCGAATGGGTGTGCCCACCGCCGGATATTATCGAGAGCTGTTGAACAGTGACTCTGAAGCGTACGGTGGAAGTAATATGGGGAATTCTGGAGGTGTACAGGCCGAAGACATGCCTTGGCATGGCCAGCCGTTTTCTGTAGTGATTACCCTTCCGCCCTTAGCCGCAGTCTTCTTTAAGCCTGTGTAG
- the treZ gene encoding malto-oligosyltrehalose trehalohydrolase produces MEKLEAVGWQLDLGASYIDASSVEFRVWAPQAQSVAVKIMGSTGEAIPLGQESLGYWKGTVQDLSPGTRYQYVLNHTIERPDPASRSQPDGVHGPSEIINPLAFSWTDTAWRGLPLGQYIIYELHTGTFTQDGTFDAIISRLPYLRDRIGITAIELMPVAQCPGSRNWGYDGTFLFAPQNNYGGPDGLKRLVNACHAAGLAVIMDVVYNHLGPEGNYLGDFGPYFTDTYKTPWGSALNYDGPDSDAVRHFMISNAVYWIHEYHIDALRLDAIHGIFDFSAKHLLQDIGEAVHTEGERLERQVQVIAESDLNDVRIISPLSRGGYGLDGQWSDDFHHALHALLTNERKGYYEDFGQLKDLGKAIREGVVYSGQYSPHRRRKHGNSFKPCSPTQLVVCAQNHDQIGNRAQGDRLSRLVNFEALKVANATVLLSPYLPLLFMGEEYGETAPFLYFIDHGDPALIEAVRQGRTREFAAFGWTDIPDPYAQETFDRSTIRPCLETNPQQHAHARWCQALIQLRKSIPALGTGAKGHRIQIGSHAKSQLLIIHRRAKQGPEALVLLGFHHKASLALVKLPKGNWESRLDSGTFADGDREELMAPSHLPVQNVEQVSLKLPPYPAWVFLKSD; encoded by the coding sequence TTGGAAAAATTAGAGGCAGTAGGATGGCAATTAGACCTGGGCGCCTCGTATATCGACGCCTCATCTGTGGAGTTTCGGGTGTGGGCACCCCAGGCCCAGTCGGTGGCCGTCAAAATCATGGGAAGTACCGGTGAAGCGATCCCCCTTGGTCAGGAATCTTTGGGATATTGGAAAGGCACCGTGCAAGACCTTTCTCCAGGCACCCGCTATCAATATGTATTAAATCACACCATTGAACGCCCTGATCCGGCTTCCCGATCGCAACCGGATGGTGTACACGGCCCCTCGGAAATTATTAATCCTCTGGCATTTTCCTGGACGGATACAGCTTGGCGTGGCCTGCCCCTCGGTCAATACATCATTTACGAGCTCCATACCGGCACCTTCACCCAGGACGGAACCTTTGATGCCATCATCAGCCGTCTGCCATATTTGCGTGACCGGATTGGTATTACCGCCATTGAACTCATGCCGGTGGCGCAATGTCCTGGGTCCAGAAACTGGGGATACGATGGAACCTTTCTCTTTGCTCCGCAAAACAACTATGGTGGACCCGATGGCCTCAAGCGATTGGTCAATGCCTGTCATGCAGCCGGTCTCGCGGTGATCATGGACGTGGTCTATAACCACCTGGGTCCGGAAGGAAATTACCTTGGTGATTTTGGGCCGTACTTTACCGACACCTATAAAACCCCATGGGGGAGCGCCCTCAACTACGATGGACCCGATAGTGATGCTGTCAGACATTTCATGATCAGCAATGCGGTCTATTGGATTCATGAATACCACATTGATGCGCTACGCCTAGATGCGATTCACGGCATCTTCGACTTCAGCGCCAAGCATCTTCTTCAGGACATTGGAGAAGCCGTCCATACGGAGGGAGAACGACTCGAGCGCCAGGTTCAAGTCATTGCCGAAAGTGATCTGAATGATGTCCGCATCATTTCGCCTCTCTCACGAGGGGGATATGGGTTGGACGGGCAATGGAGCGATGACTTTCATCATGCCCTGCATGCCCTGCTCACAAATGAGCGTAAGGGCTACTATGAAGACTTTGGACAACTCAAAGACCTGGGGAAGGCCATACGGGAAGGGGTGGTCTATTCCGGACAATATTCTCCACATCGACGACGGAAACATGGCAATTCCTTCAAACCCTGCTCACCAACACAACTTGTTGTGTGCGCCCAAAATCATGATCAAATCGGCAACCGCGCACAGGGAGACCGACTCAGTCGCTTGGTGAATTTTGAAGCCCTCAAAGTCGCCAATGCCACCGTCCTGCTCTCACCATATCTTCCTCTTTTATTTATGGGAGAAGAATACGGCGAAACCGCTCCTTTTTTGTATTTCATCGACCACGGGGATCCTGCGTTAATTGAAGCCGTCCGACAGGGGAGAACCAGGGAATTTGCCGCGTTCGGATGGACGGACATTCCTGATCCCTACGCTCAAGAGACCTTCGATCGTTCCACCATTCGTCCTTGTCTTGAAACCAATCCCCAACAACACGCCCACGCGCGGTGGTGCCAAGCGTTGATTCAGCTGCGCAAATCTATTCCCGCATTAGGCACCGGAGCGAAGGGACACAGAATCCAGATTGGGTCACATGCGAAAAGCCAATTGCTGATTATTCATCGCCGTGCTAAACAGGGCCCAGAGGCACTGGTCCTCCTGGGGTTTCACCACAAGGCCTCCTTAGCTTTGGTCAAGCTTCCAAAAGGGAATTGGGAATCCCGCCTGGATAGTGGAACCTTCGCCGATGGCGATCGGGAAGAACTCATGGCTCCCTCTCACCTACCCGTTCAGAATGTGGAGCAGGTCTCTCTCAAGCTTCCACCCTATCCCGCCTGGGTGTTTCTGAAATCTGACTAG
- the glgX gene encoding glycogen debranching protein GlgX has protein sequence MRIWPGRSYPLGATWDGQGVNFALFSENATGVDLCLFDNELQDQETHRIPIEERTDQVWHVYLPEVRPGQLYGYRVHGPYEPEAGHRFNPAKLLIDPYAKSLTGVVRWSDSMFGYRLGDPAGDLSFDDRNNASNIPKGVVVDQAFSWGGDQRLNIPWEQTVIYEVHVKGMTMRHPDVPEALRGTYAGLASPAILEYLQSLGITAVELLPVHHFVNDLYLKEKGLTNYWGYNSIGYFAPDIRYSAFPGGGEKVDEFKSMVRKLHSSGIEVILDVVYNHTGEGNHFGPTLSFRGIDNASYYRVSPDNPRYYMDYTGCGNTLNVRHPRTLQLIMDSLRYWVNDMHVDGFRFDLASALARELHDVDRLSAFFDIIHQDPVLSQVKLIAEPWDLGEGGYQVGNFPPGWAEWNGKYRDSIRRYWKGDGGLLGEIANRWSGSSDLYGESGRQPYASINFVTAHDGFTLQDLVSYDHKHNEDNQEGNRDGTDDNDSWNCGVEGPTEDPAIQELRDRQVRNFFATLLLSQGVPMICGGDELGRTQQGNNNAYCQDNELSWLNWNLTRSQLGLLDFVKMLIAIKKTHPVFQRRRFFQGRRIEDSEVKDVAWFGSHGKEMSHEDWQMGHRTLGIRLAGDAIVEKDSQGRPIVDETFLVLINAHHEDVDFILPAHTKSVRWELEFDTAVPLDKKNPKHSKLLKGGQPYHLISRGLALFRTPKS, from the coding sequence ATGAGAATTTGGCCAGGTCGATCATATCCGCTCGGTGCCACATGGGATGGGCAAGGAGTCAATTTTGCGCTGTTTTCCGAAAATGCAACCGGTGTGGATCTTTGTCTGTTTGACAATGAACTTCAGGACCAGGAAACCCACCGGATTCCTATTGAAGAACGAACTGATCAAGTCTGGCATGTGTATTTACCGGAGGTGCGTCCTGGCCAACTCTATGGATACCGGGTGCATGGGCCATATGAACCCGAGGCTGGGCACCGGTTTAATCCTGCCAAGCTTCTTATTGATCCGTATGCGAAATCCTTGACAGGTGTTGTGCGATGGTCCGATTCCATGTTTGGTTACCGTCTTGGCGACCCGGCAGGTGACCTTTCATTCGATGACCGGAACAACGCGTCAAACATTCCCAAAGGGGTGGTCGTCGATCAGGCCTTTAGCTGGGGAGGAGACCAACGTCTGAATATCCCCTGGGAGCAGACGGTCATCTATGAAGTCCACGTCAAGGGAATGACGATGCGGCATCCGGATGTTCCTGAAGCATTGCGGGGAACCTATGCAGGCTTGGCGTCTCCGGCGATTCTCGAATATTTGCAATCGCTGGGGATTACCGCAGTGGAATTGTTGCCGGTTCACCATTTTGTGAATGATCTCTATTTGAAAGAAAAGGGCCTCACGAATTATTGGGGTTACAACTCCATCGGATATTTTGCACCTGATATCCGGTATTCGGCTTTCCCCGGTGGAGGAGAAAAGGTCGATGAGTTCAAATCCATGGTCAGAAAACTTCATAGTTCCGGCATCGAAGTCATCCTTGATGTGGTCTATAACCATACCGGAGAAGGGAATCACTTCGGGCCGACGTTATCATTCCGAGGGATTGATAACGCCTCCTATTATCGGGTGTCTCCGGACAATCCACGCTATTACATGGATTATACCGGCTGTGGAAATACGTTGAATGTCCGACATCCCCGGACCTTGCAGTTGATCATGGACAGTTTGCGGTATTGGGTGAATGATATGCATGTGGATGGTTTCCGGTTTGACCTGGCATCCGCGCTCGCACGGGAATTACATGATGTGGATCGACTCAGCGCCTTTTTTGACATCATTCACCAGGATCCTGTGTTGTCACAGGTGAAGCTGATCGCCGAACCCTGGGATCTGGGGGAAGGGGGCTATCAGGTGGGAAACTTTCCTCCTGGGTGGGCCGAGTGGAATGGGAAATACCGTGATTCCATTCGCCGGTATTGGAAGGGTGATGGTGGGTTGCTTGGGGAAATCGCCAATCGTTGGTCCGGGAGCAGCGATCTCTACGGAGAAAGCGGGCGACAACCCTATGCCAGTATAAATTTTGTGACCGCTCATGACGGATTTACCCTTCAGGATTTGGTGTCGTATGACCACAAGCATAATGAAGACAATCAGGAAGGGAATCGGGATGGAACCGATGATAATGATAGTTGGAATTGCGGTGTGGAAGGCCCGACGGAGGATCCCGCGATTCAGGAATTGCGGGACCGGCAGGTCAGGAATTTTTTCGCGACCTTATTGTTATCCCAGGGAGTACCCATGATCTGTGGCGGAGATGAGTTAGGTCGTACGCAACAGGGGAATAATAACGCCTATTGCCAGGATAACGAGTTGAGTTGGTTGAATTGGAACCTGACGCGATCCCAACTCGGATTGCTGGACTTTGTGAAGATGCTCATTGCCATTAAAAAAACCCATCCGGTGTTTCAACGGCGAAGGTTTTTTCAAGGGCGCCGGATAGAAGATTCGGAAGTGAAGGATGTGGCCTGGTTCGGATCGCATGGAAAAGAAATGTCGCATGAAGATTGGCAGATGGGGCATCGAACCTTGGGAATACGGTTGGCCGGGGATGCCATTGTAGAGAAAGATAGTCAAGGACGACCGATTGTGGATGAGACGTTTTTAGTATTGATAAACGCCCATCATGAGGATGTGGACTTCATACTTCCTGCTCACACCAAGTCGGTGCGGTGGGAGTTGGAATTTGACACCGCTGTACCGCTTGACAAGAAAAATCCCAAGCATTCGAAATTATTGAAAGGGGGACAACCCTATCATTTAATTTCTCGGGGGCTGGCCTTGTTCCGAACCCCGAAATCCTGA
- a CDS encoding YtxH domain-containing protein produces the protein MDNDTRYVLLAGLSLMVGVVLGTGLGLLMAPQSGSRTRRQLKNMMEDASERAGEFAEDAKEAVTGMVERSKKFVV, from the coding sequence ATGGATAACGACACTCGATATGTCCTGCTCGCTGGACTTTCTCTTATGGTCGGAGTGGTTCTCGGAACCGGACTTGGTCTGTTGATGGCTCCTCAGTCGGGATCCCGAACCCGTCGTCAGTTAAAGAATATGATGGAAGACGCCAGCGAACGGGCCGGAGAATTTGCCGAAGATGCCAAAGAAGCGGTCACCGGGATGGTGGAGCGCAGCAAGAAATTTGTCGTCTAG
- a CDS encoding DUF2934 domain-containing protein — MPPKTPDEKPKKKPSTTKKTTSEPKTAKKPSSKSVGSATTKRPVSSQAIDKEPEVSYPGPSMALSEELRERIAQRAYEIHHRRGGQHGSDWEDWLQAEREILLHQPPPP; from the coding sequence ATGCCCCCTAAAACACCAGACGAGAAACCCAAGAAAAAACCGTCCACCACAAAAAAAACGACATCTGAACCCAAGACGGCAAAAAAGCCCAGCAGCAAATCTGTGGGATCAGCTACAACTAAGCGCCCGGTTTCGTCTCAGGCAATTGACAAGGAGCCTGAAGTCTCCTATCCCGGTCCCTCAATGGCTTTATCCGAAGAATTGCGGGAACGCATTGCCCAACGCGCCTATGAAATTCATCACCGGCGCGGGGGCCAACATGGCAGTGATTGGGAAGATTGGCTTCAAGCCGAGCGTGAGATTCTCTTGCATCAGCCTCCGCCACCATAG
- the malQ gene encoding 4-alpha-glucanotransferase: MTTMNNFELTTKPIWQLGRQYGIEPVYFDGLGVERQVTIPHLQQVLASMGVKASSKKDILDSLAHAVSRTWTQVIESVVVRYPSDAPFMLALSLPLEDISLEKVSLVIQVTDEKGGSRRLSLPGSRGKVTSEKTIRGVKYVQVHFPLSGKFSLGYFRLSVRVKLYAERIVEGQALLIVAPKKCYLPPSPKRAWGISLQLYGLRSHRNWGIGDFRDLEEVMKVAGTRWGVATIGVNPLHIPAVGLTSPYSPSSRLFWSPMYLNLEGVEEWRTSARLRQKAKSAKFQQRLQQFRESPLVDYEAVGKLKWTILEELFRVFRRHHLQPMHPTARGRAFTRFVSGFNPHLTMFCTFQVLTERLGTVAWRTWPNSFRHPQSPDVEVFQRSHATRIQFYQYVQWLCELQLQNLDRVAKKHSLSFGLYHDLPVGIHPEGADAWVFQRQLASEITVGAPPDSFNLNGQSWGLVVPNPVRLREDGYRFLRETLRQNMRHGGVLRIDHALGLFRMFWVPQGGTGKDGVYVRTYVDEMLAVLALESVRQKVMVVGEDLGAVTPVIREKLDAAGLLSYRLLFFERKNGGEMSPPHAYPEQALVAATTHDLPTLKGFWVGRDIMIKQAGGVYLRKKDCKQDRQQRAEDRKQLWEALHREGLCAAEPIPANLSDDMLQAMYRYLARTPSRLLIVQLEDLLAELDTPNLPGAPESVYPSWRVRIGRDLTAWLNDPAILSFTKAMQRERRKGGRKHQIDRE, translated from the coding sequence ATGACAACGATGAATAACTTTGAACTTACCACGAAGCCGATTTGGCAGTTAGGCCGTCAGTATGGGATTGAACCGGTTTATTTTGATGGTTTAGGTGTTGAGCGGCAGGTTACGATTCCTCATCTTCAACAAGTCCTGGCAAGCATGGGGGTGAAGGCCTCATCGAAGAAGGACATTCTTGACTCGCTTGCTCATGCGGTTTCCCGAACCTGGACGCAGGTCATTGAATCAGTTGTGGTGCGGTACCCTTCTGATGCTCCGTTCATGTTGGCTCTGTCCCTTCCTCTTGAGGACATCAGCTTGGAAAAGGTTTCCCTTGTCATCCAGGTGACGGATGAGAAGGGAGGCAGCCGGCGCCTATCTCTGCCAGGATCCAGGGGCAAGGTCACTTCTGAGAAGACGATACGTGGCGTGAAATATGTCCAGGTTCATTTTCCTCTTTCGGGAAAATTTTCACTTGGATATTTCCGTCTTTCGGTCCGTGTAAAGCTGTATGCAGAGCGAATTGTGGAGGGACAGGCCCTGCTCATAGTGGCACCCAAGAAATGTTATCTTCCCCCTTCACCCAAACGGGCTTGGGGAATTTCGCTCCAACTCTATGGGTTACGGTCCCACAGAAACTGGGGAATTGGGGATTTTCGAGATTTAGAAGAGGTCATGAAGGTGGCGGGGACTCGTTGGGGAGTGGCCACCATTGGGGTCAATCCTCTTCATATCCCAGCGGTGGGATTAACGAGCCCTTATTCTCCGTCCAGCCGTCTCTTCTGGAGCCCTATGTACTTGAACCTGGAGGGGGTGGAGGAGTGGCGGACTTCTGCACGGCTTCGTCAGAAGGCCAAGAGTGCAAAATTCCAGCAGCGCCTCCAACAATTTCGGGAGAGTCCACTGGTCGATTATGAGGCCGTAGGGAAACTGAAATGGACCATTCTCGAAGAACTCTTCCGAGTGTTTCGACGACACCATCTCCAGCCTATGCACCCTACGGCACGTGGAAGGGCATTTACCAGATTTGTGTCCGGGTTCAATCCCCATCTGACCATGTTTTGTACATTTCAGGTTTTGACGGAGCGATTGGGAACGGTGGCCTGGCGTACCTGGCCGAACTCCTTTCGGCATCCACAGTCACCTGATGTGGAAGTGTTTCAACGATCCCATGCCACTCGAATCCAATTTTATCAATATGTCCAATGGTTGTGTGAGTTGCAATTACAGAACCTCGATCGTGTTGCGAAGAAACATTCGTTGTCGTTCGGGCTGTATCACGATCTACCGGTTGGCATTCATCCCGAGGGAGCTGATGCCTGGGTCTTTCAACGTCAGCTTGCCTCAGAGATTACCGTTGGCGCGCCGCCGGACTCCTTTAATCTCAATGGACAAAGTTGGGGACTGGTTGTTCCCAATCCCGTTCGATTGCGGGAAGATGGCTATCGCTTTCTTCGAGAAACCTTACGGCAAAATATGCGACATGGAGGTGTCCTCAGAATCGATCATGCCTTGGGGTTGTTTCGAATGTTCTGGGTTCCCCAAGGCGGAACAGGAAAGGATGGCGTGTATGTCAGAACCTATGTGGATGAAATGTTGGCGGTCCTGGCTTTAGAAAGTGTGCGACAAAAAGTGATGGTGGTTGGGGAAGACCTGGGTGCGGTCACTCCTGTCATTCGGGAAAAATTAGATGCCGCCGGACTTCTCTCCTATCGCCTGCTATTTTTTGAACGAAAAAATGGGGGGGAGATGTCCCCTCCACATGCCTATCCTGAGCAGGCCCTTGTGGCCGCAACAACACATGACCTACCTACGCTCAAAGGTTTTTGGGTTGGGCGAGATATCATGATTAAGCAAGCAGGGGGGGTATATCTCAGAAAAAAAGATTGCAAGCAAGACCGGCAGCAGCGGGCGGAAGATCGGAAACAATTATGGGAGGCCTTACATCGGGAGGGCCTCTGTGCTGCCGAGCCAATTCCCGCTAACCTGTCGGACGATATGCTTCAAGCCATGTACCGGTATTTAGCCAGGACACCCTCCCGCCTGCTCATCGTGCAGCTTGAAGATTTGTTGGCTGAGCTTGATACGCCTAATCTGCCTGGAGCACCGGAATCAGTCTATCCTTCCTGGCGAGTGCGGATCGGGCGAGACTTGACTGCTTGGCTTAATGATCCGGCCATCCTGAGCTTTACTAAGGCGATGCAGCGTGAACGACGGAAAGGTGGACGGAAGCACCAAATTGACAGGGAATAG